One Microbacterium keratanolyticum DNA window includes the following coding sequences:
- a CDS encoding Pr6Pr family membrane protein: MTSPDHTASTQRPRTSALTPSAWAVVRLLGAAAIIAAVLGQLSVTLGNALSDPTPHGSHLPTVAANFLSFFTIESNILGALALVIAAIWALSAGRRADVEPRWLGVLIASTATYMIVTGVVYNVLLRGIELPQGQTVAWANEILHVVGPLILLAEVLFAPQRRRLGWGTLGVIVAFPIVWCAYTLIRANFIIAPATGLPYWYPYPFLNPHNFDAGYGVVALYIIGIAAAIIAIGAGVVWVSRKRGH; encoded by the coding sequence GTGACCTCACCCGACCACACCGCGAGCACGCAGCGCCCCCGCACATCAGCCCTCACGCCGTCGGCCTGGGCCGTGGTGCGTCTGCTCGGCGCCGCCGCGATCATCGCCGCAGTCCTCGGCCAGCTCTCCGTCACCCTCGGCAACGCACTGTCCGATCCCACGCCGCACGGTTCGCACCTGCCGACCGTGGCCGCGAACTTCCTGAGCTTCTTCACGATCGAGTCGAACATCCTGGGCGCCCTGGCGCTCGTGATCGCCGCGATCTGGGCGTTGTCCGCCGGCCGTCGCGCCGACGTCGAACCACGCTGGCTGGGTGTGCTGATCGCGAGCACCGCGACCTACATGATCGTCACGGGCGTCGTCTACAACGTGCTGCTGCGCGGCATCGAGCTGCCGCAGGGGCAGACCGTGGCCTGGGCGAACGAGATCCTGCACGTCGTCGGGCCGCTGATCCTGCTCGCGGAAGTGCTGTTCGCGCCACAACGACGCCGACTTGGCTGGGGGACGCTCGGAGTCATCGTCGCGTTCCCGATCGTGTGGTGCGCATACACGCTGATCCGCGCGAACTTCATCATCGCTCCCGCTACGGGACTGCCGTACTGGTACCCCTATCCCTTCCTCAACCCGCACAACTTCGACGCCGGATACGGCGTGGTGGCGCTGTACATCATCGGCATCGCCGCCGCGATCATCGCGATCGGCGCCGGTGTCGTCTGGGTGAGCCGCAAGCGCGGACACTGA